Proteins co-encoded in one Prunus persica cultivar Lovell chromosome G6, Prunus_persica_NCBIv2, whole genome shotgun sequence genomic window:
- the LOC109949617 gene encoding uncharacterized protein LOC109949617, translating into MSQIPSLKFRMANLAKLEFVAKIHLHANGLGQTIVDGNDASPEENVKAMIFLRRHIQEALKSEYVVVDEPLVLWKALGERYDHQRMVTLPRARCEWTHLRFQDFKTVSEYNSAMHRITSLMRLCGESISEKDMLQKTLSTFHASNVLLQQ; encoded by the coding sequence atgTCTCAGATCCCAAGCCTAAAGTTTCGgatggcaaatttggcaaaactagAGTTTGTTGCCAAAATCCATCTACATGCCAATGGCCTCggacaaacaattgtagatgGGAATGATGCTTCGCCTGAAGAAAATGTAAAGGCCATGATTTTTCTTCGCCGCCACATCCAAGAAGCGCTGAAAAGTgaatatgtggtggttgatgaaccgttggtttTATGGAAAGCTCTAGGTGAAAGATACGATCACCAGAGGATGGTGACCCTCCCAAGAGCTAGATGCGAATGGACtcacttgagatttcaagatttcaagaCAGTGTCCGAGTACAACTCTGCTATGCACAGAATTACCTCCTTGATGAGGCTATGTGGTGAAAGTATATCTGAGAAGGATATGCTCCAAAAAACTCTAAGtacttttcatgcttcaaatgtcctCCTGCAGCAGTAA